The genomic segment GAGAAAGTGATCGTGTATAAGCTGGATCGGATCAGCCGTTCTATTCTGGATTTTTCCAATATGATGAATCTGTTTCAGCAGTATCAGGTGGAATTTGTCTCTTCTACAGAGAAATTTGATACTTCGACACCTATGGGACGGGCAATGTTAAATATCTGCATTGTGTTTGCGCAACTGGAACGTGAGACTATTCAGAAGCGTGTCAGCGACGCATATTATTCCAGAAGTCAGAAAGGTTTTCGAATGGGCGGCAAGCCTCCTTATGGTTATCGGCTAGAGGAGATCCTGATGGAAGGAATCCATACAAAGAAGCTTGTGGAAGAACCCGGGGAAGCGGCAATTGTGCGGGAAATTTTTGATATGTACGAACAACCGGACACTTCTTATGGGGATATCACCAGATATTATGCGGAAAAGGGAGTGCAGTTCTACGGAAAGGAACTGATACGTTCCATGCTGGCCCAGCTTTTGAGAAATCCGGTATATGTGCGGGCTGATATGGATGTGTACCGTTTTTTCAGGAGCCATGGAACCAATATAGTAAGCAGTCCGGAGCAGTTTGACGGGATTCATGGATGTTATCTTTATCAGGGGCGGGATGCGCAGACAGATAAGCTGCAGAATCTTAAGGGACATATGCTGGTGGTGGCACCTCATGAGGGGCTTGTGTCTTCGGAGCAGTGGCTGAACTGCAGGATCAAGCTTATGAGAAATAAAACGATTCAGGCCAACCGAAAAGCTGTGAATACATGGCTGGCAGGGAAAGTGAAATGTGGCAATTGCGGATACGCACTTATGAGTATTAAAATACAGTCCGGTAAACAGTACCTGAGATGTACGAAGCGTCTGAACAACAAAGCCTGCCCGGGGTGCGGGAAGGTTTATACTGAAGATGTGGAGAATTATGTATATAAAGAGATGGTACGTAAGCTGCGCGAAGGACAGTCTCCTGCCGCTTATACGAAGTTAAAGGAAAATCCGCAGGTAAAGCAGATTTACAGGGAGATTGAGGAAATGGAAAAGGAGATTTCTCTGCTTGTGGATTCTCTGGCAGGTGCCGGAGAAACACTGACAGATTATATCAATCAGAGAGTGGAAGAAATAGACCAGATGCATCAGTTAAAGCTGGAGAAATTATCGGTGCTTGCGGAGAATCATGCGACACCGGAGCAGATGGAAAAGGTAGCATCTAATATAAGTCTGTGGGGAGAGATTGATTTTGAGGAGAAGAGGTTTACAGTTGATAAGATGATCAGGTCACTTAAGGTATTTCCCGGATCAGTCCAGATACAATGGAAATTCTGATATATAACAGTCCGGCAGAGCGTAAATTTTTGTCTTTACGCTCTGGTGATGGTCTTATTATTTTTCGGTCAGTGGTTTGTTCTTTATAAGCATTTTGCGAATTACGTTTTGCGTATATTCTCCGACATGCCTCTTATCTTCTTTGCTCAGTTCATCCGGATAGATCGGCTTACCGTATTCTACTACAACTCTTGCAGGAGATATCTTCGGGAAGTGTGCCTCGAAAATGTTGGCTGAATTGCTGATCGCAATTGGGATGATCGGGCATTTGGCCTTGGTAGCGATTTTGAAGCTTCCTTCATGGAAGGGAAGCATGTCCAGCTCATCTTTATTTCTGTTTCGGGTTCCTTCCGGGAAAATACAGATGGAAATTCCGGATTTTACTTTGTCTACTGCGGTCAGGATCGTTTTGAGTCCCTGTTTGATGTCTTTCCTGTCAAGGAAGAGACAGTGGAGATAACGCATCCATGTGGAAAGAAGAGGGATTTTCTCCATCTCTTTTTTGGCAATGTAGCCTGTACGGATCGGACAGCGGGAGTAAGTAAGAAGTATGTCGAAGTAGCTTCTGTGGTTGCCGATATAAAGTACAGGTGTGTCCTTTGGCACATTTTCTTCTCCGATCACAGTAATTTTTGCACCGGTGATCTTAAGGATAAATCGGAATACTGCCTGGATGATCCTAAGGGAGCTGATATCCTTTTTTTCAGGAGAAAATCTGCCGATGATCCATTCGACCAGCAGGATGGGGATGGACAGGATCAGGTATCCGATCACAACAATACAGACGAGGATAAATCGTATCATTCGTTAATTCCTTTCCGGGCATTATATAATGCTGATGCCCATATATAAGTATAGAAGTTATTATAAGGAATTATGAGATATCCTGCAAGAAATAAATTATGGTATAACGATTTTTTGGCGTTAAATAAATCATTCCGGACGGGATTCTTTCCTGCAGAAAAGCAGTTACTGTCAGATATATAGCATAGAGTATGGTAATAACAGGGCTGTATCCGGCATAGAATATTTAGCGAAGAATGAGCAGGGGTGCATTATGGGCAAAAGGACAGGAGGACTGCTCTGTGTGTTGCTGTTGGCTCTTTTGCCGGCGGGCTGTCAGTTTATCAGGATTGAGGAGGGCGAACGTACACCTCTGGAATATACGATCGTAAAGCAGGAGGAAATTCCGGAAGAGATTTCAGAACTGATGGAACAGAAGAAAAAGAATGTATTTCAGATGACTTATCAGGTGGGAGATATAAGATATCTGATGAAGGGATATGGAGAGCAGCTTACAGGAGGGTACAGTATTCAGGTGGAGGAGGTTTCCGAATCAGAGAACGCAGTATTCTGCAAGACAAGGCTGATAGGTCCGGAGAAAGCGGATGCAGGCAGTGAACCGTCTTATCCCTGTATTGTCCTGAAAATTAGAGAAACAGAGAAACCGATAGAATTTTTGGGTTTTATCATAAAGTAAACAGAGAAAGGAAGGAAGCAGGTTGGAATTAAAAAAAGAAAGTATTCAGATGCTGCGGATCAAAAACAAAGCGGCAGCGCAGGCGACTTTTGACGAGGACTATAATGTGCCCGATGTGAAACCGGATATCGGGAGACTGGTGCAGAGCAAAGCGGATGTTTCCATGGAGGAAGTGAGGCTGAGTGAAGGAAGAGCGCTTCTTAAAGGGACATTAAATGCAGATTTGCTTTATGTGGGGGAAAAAGAGGGCAGGATTTACAGCCTTTCTGCGAAGCTTCCGCTGGATGAGATGATTAATCTGGAGGGAATCGAAGGGGGAGATAAGCTGTGTCTGAAATGGGAGATTGAGGATCTCAGTGTTCATATGATCCATTCCAGAAAACTGAATATTAAAGCAATTGTAACTTTTTATGCAGTGGTAGATGAACTGGCAGTCGTTGAACTTCCGGTTTCCGCAGAGGATCAGGAAGTCTCTGTGAAAACGGAGAAAATCCGGCTTATGAGTCTTCGTGTACATAAAAAAGATACTCTGCGCATTAAGGATGATATTACTCTTGCGTCAAACAGACCGAATGTAGAAAACCTTCTGTGGTATATGGCTGAACCGAGGAATCTGGATCTGCGGCCGGGAGAGAACAAACTCCGGGTGAAAGGAGAGCTTG from the Blautia wexlerae DSM 19850 genome contains:
- a CDS encoding recombinase family protein translates to MKRINAIYARQSVDRADSISIESQIEFCKYELKGGSFKEYKDKGYSGKNTVRPQLQQLLTDIRRGEVEKVIVYKLDRISRSILDFSNMMNLFQQYQVEFVSSTEKFDTSTPMGRAMLNICIVFAQLERETIQKRVSDAYYSRSQKGFRMGGKPPYGYRLEEILMEGIHTKKLVEEPGEAAIVREIFDMYEQPDTSYGDITRYYAEKGVQFYGKELIRSMLAQLLRNPVYVRADMDVYRFFRSHGTNIVSSPEQFDGIHGCYLYQGRDAQTDKLQNLKGHMLVVAPHEGLVSSEQWLNCRIKLMRNKTIQANRKAVNTWLAGKVKCGNCGYALMSIKIQSGKQYLRCTKRLNNKACPGCGKVYTEDVENYVYKEMVRKLREGQSPAAYTKLKENPQVKQIYREIEEMEKEISLLVDSLAGAGETLTDYINQRVEEIDQMHQLKLEKLSVLAENHATPEQMEKVASNISLWGEIDFEEKRFTVDKMIRSLKVFPGSVQIQWKF
- a CDS encoding lysophospholipid acyltransferase family protein; translation: MIRFILVCIVVIGYLILSIPILLVEWIIGRFSPEKKDISSLRIIQAVFRFILKITGAKITVIGEENVPKDTPVLYIGNHRSYFDILLTYSRCPIRTGYIAKKEMEKIPLLSTWMRYLHCLFLDRKDIKQGLKTILTAVDKVKSGISICIFPEGTRNRNKDELDMLPFHEGSFKIATKAKCPIIPIAISNSANIFEAHFPKISPARVVVEYGKPIYPDELSKEDKRHVGEYTQNVIRKMLIKNKPLTEK
- a CDS encoding protease complex subunit PrcB family protein, yielding MGKRTGGLLCVLLLALLPAGCQFIRIEEGERTPLEYTIVKQEEIPEEISELMEQKKKNVFQMTYQVGDIRYLMKGYGEQLTGGYSIQVEEVSESENAVFCKTRLIGPEKADAGSEPSYPCIVLKIRETEKPIEFLGFIIK